aaatttaaaaaatatatgttaACACTTTTCGATAAATCCAAGCGTTTCGGTTATTAAACAGCTCACataaaatttcctttttgtGCTAGTTCAAAGCGTTGTCTCTTTTTACCCATAAGGAAatgtgattttttttaccaataAATTCTACTTATGAATAAATCAAATGTCTACGGCCATACCTAGGCGAAAACACCAGTTCCCGTCCGATCACTGCAGTTAAGCGTCTGAGGGCCTCGTTAGTACTATGGTTGGAGACAACATGGGAATCCGGGGTGCTGTAGGCTTccttttattctttttttctattttttattaatttcattttcataaaaaaaaatcttgcTTTGTCTGATATTTTTTACGGTCCAAATTCGACTATTCTTTGTgaataaagaaatgatgtgaaatattcaattatGGTTTCCACAATGTCCTTGATTGACCACTAAGGCGCTAAGCGAAAAAAGTCTGATGCGTTTTCGATATGATTGCCTTTGATTATATCCTAGGCCGACAATCGCTcggtttttattttattttaaaaaaaaaataaaaaacttagAACCACGTGGCTTGTGGAATCtttcgcttttttttttttattttttttttttaagaataaTTGAtgcattaatttttcatttgagTTTCAATGTGTTTGCTCTAGCAACttgattatttaaatgCTCTCCATCACACAGTCAATATCACATCTTGTACAAAGGGAAAATTCGTTTACGACCGGAAAAgaattttctctttcctATCATGTTTATAGCCAGCGTATTTAAGACTGACTTTGCTTGTTTACACATGTGTCACTATGAACTAAAGTTGCCTACCCAACAGACTGCATAATGGAATTGAAtagaaattttcattttgagTTCATCGAACGTTTTGTTCATGATCATACGCTCGTGTAACCTAACAATTGATCTAATAGTAATCGACTTCGTATCGCTCGCTTCACCGTATCGCTAAACTCCGAGGATATAAGTGCAAACTTTGAAGCTAGCTCCTGCACTAGCACTGTTTTAACTGCATGCTTATCGCCGAGGAAAGTTCATAACGCCGAAGCAAGTAATTGCAAatgatatatatattcTCATCATTCTcaatcttcttcatcttgtTTCAgaaattaaacaattataaTGTCTGTTTCTGACAAGGATTTCAAAGATATAGAGCTTTTGCCGGTGAAGTCAATTGAATCCAAGGATTCAATTGACCAATGCGATCCTCTCACCTGGCCTATAAGGATTAGAATAATAAATACgataattatttctttcatgACTATGCTATGTATGTATGGATCCAGCGTTTTTATGCCAAGCATTCCCGAGCTGTGTGAGAAATTCGGTGAACCGGAAACATTGGTCGTTTTAGGTGCGACTCTTTATGTGATCGGCGTAATGCTAGGCCCTTTGATATTCAGTCCTCTCAGTGAATTATATGGAAGAAGGCCTCTCAACATATTTGGCTATACTCTTTTCGCGCTGATGCAAATACCCACGGCTTTGTCGGTGAACCTTGCAATGTTCGTGGTCTTTCGGTTTTTCAGTGGATTTTTTGGATCAGTAGGTTTGGGTATTGGAGCTGGTAGCTTAAGCGACATGTTTAGCAAAAGAGACAGAGGAAAATATATTGGAATTTACTTTCTCGGGATTTGTTTGGGACCCGCAATTGCCCCTATAGCATCAGGCTTTATCGCCGGGAGCTCCATCTCTTGGAGATGGGAGTTTTGGATTCTGTTAATGCTTTCAGGAGTAAGTCTTTTAGCTGGTGTtgtgtttttaaaagagaCTTATGCTCCTGTActgaaaaggaaacaaGCAAAGAAACTTCTTGAAAAACAGGAAAATCAGAAATCAGTCGAAGTCAAGATCTCAGAAATTACGGAATCCTCACAACAAATTGACCCCGACAAAAGCTTCGCTGAAGTAGTGCATATTCTCGTAACCACGATTCGACGTCCTTTGCATCTGCTATGCACACAACCAATTATGATCcttatttcattaatcgTTGGCACTGTTTATGGAATTTTGTACCTTTTATTCACTGCCTTTGCTGAGGTCTGGATTTCACAATACCACTTCACTTCGGGATTAAGCGG
This portion of the Schizosaccharomyces pombe strain 972h- genome assembly, chromosome: I genome encodes:
- the mfc1 gene encoding transporter mfc1, which encodes MSVSDKDFKDIELLPVKSIESKDSIDQCDPLTWPIRIRIINTIIISFMTMLCMYGSSVFMPSIPELCEKFGEPETLVVLGATLYVIGVMLGPLIFSPLSELYGRRPLNIFGYTLFALMQIPTALSVNLAMFVVFRFFSGFFGSVGLGIGAGSLSDMFSKRDRGKYIGIYFLGICLGPAIAPIASGFIAGSSISWRWEFWILLMLSGVSLLAGVVFLKETYAPVLKRKQAKKLLEKQENQKSVEVKISEITESSQQIDPDKSFAEVVHILVTTIRRPLHLLCTQPIMILISLIVGTVYGILYLLFTAFAEVWISQYHFTSGLSGLTYISLSIGQVFAVFVLLPLNQKYWLSAVQKNNGVPEPEFRLPMAFLGCFAIMTGMFIFGWTVQYKVFWFVPLIGTTLVGAGFVMTFNPMNMFIVDNYGRYAASAMAAIAIPRNIFGACFPLFAEKLFERLGYGWGSSLLAFLLVAINFSIAALYMFGKTIREKRPFDHTKY